From Sediminibacterium sp. TEGAF015, a single genomic window includes:
- a CDS encoding NAD(P)-dependent oxidoreductase gives MNITVFGATGQVGKRIVQMALNQGHQVTAFGRNVESLIDRDQTNELLTAQKGYLFNEKDVAKAIEHADVIISVLGGASDGSDKTRSLGIKHIVEQMQKKGKRRIVALGGLGVLNSEDNTLILHGEDYPEEYLAVGNEHLKAFETLLESNLHWTFFCPADIQDKEETGIYITSINYAPEPNHFRINAGDLALEMLKAATQSEYIQQRVGISNY, from the coding sequence ATGAATATTACTGTTTTTGGTGCAACTGGTCAGGTGGGCAAAAGAATTGTACAAATGGCTTTAAACCAGGGGCACCAAGTTACCGCATTCGGAAGAAATGTTGAATCTCTAATAGACAGAGACCAAACGAATGAATTATTGACTGCACAAAAAGGGTATTTATTTAATGAAAAGGATGTTGCCAAAGCCATTGAGCATGCAGATGTAATCATATCTGTATTGGGTGGCGCGTCAGATGGCTCCGATAAAACAAGGAGTCTTGGCATCAAACATATTGTGGAACAGATGCAGAAAAAAGGAAAGAGAAGAATTGTGGCTTTAGGGGGATTAGGAGTGCTAAATAGTGAAGACAATACCCTGATATTACACGGAGAAGATTATCCGGAAGAGTATCTGGCTGTTGGCAATGAGCACTTGAAAGCTTTTGAAACTTTACTGGAGAGCAATCTGCATTGGACTTTCTTCTGTCCTGCCGATATTCAAGACAAAGAAGAAACAGGCATTTATATTACCAGCATCAACTACGCGCCTGAGCCCAATCATTTCAGAATAAATGCGGGCGACCTTGCATTGGAAATGCTAAAAGCCGCCACGCAATCTGAATATATTCAACAAAGAGTAGGAATCAGTAATTACTGA
- a CDS encoding polyprenol monophosphomannose synthase, whose protein sequence is MPEKIVIIPTYNEKDNIASMIDAVMALHQGFHILVIDDGSPDGTADIVKNAIQKYPNQVFLEERKGKLGLGTAYIHGFKWCLQKDYAFIFEMDADFSHDPNDLERLYTACKTGNADLAIGSRYVKGGQTENWPLDRQLYSRGGALYTKLLTWMPIQDPTAGFICYKKEVLEAINFDMISFVGYAFQIEMKFAAWKLGFTIVEVPIIFRDRKVGVSKMNKGIIKEGVLGVISIQWQSMFKNYRKRVKAS, encoded by the coding sequence ATGCCGGAGAAAATTGTCATCATACCAACCTATAATGAGAAGGACAATATAGCTTCCATGATTGATGCCGTAATGGCATTGCATCAGGGTTTTCATATTCTGGTGATTGACGATGGTTCGCCGGACGGAACTGCTGACATTGTTAAAAATGCCATTCAAAAATATCCTAATCAGGTTTTTCTGGAAGAGCGAAAAGGCAAATTAGGATTAGGAACGGCGTATATACATGGCTTCAAGTGGTGTCTTCAGAAAGACTATGCTTTTATTTTTGAAATGGATGCCGATTTCTCGCATGACCCAAATGATTTAGAGAGATTATATACAGCCTGTAAAACAGGCAATGCAGATCTTGCAATTGGTAGCCGATATGTTAAAGGAGGGCAAACAGAGAACTGGCCATTAGACAGGCAACTATATTCAAGAGGGGGGGCATTATACACCAAGTTGCTTACTTGGATGCCCATTCAGGACCCAACAGCAGGATTTATCTGTTATAAAAAAGAAGTCCTGGAAGCCATCAATTTTGATATGATTTCTTTTGTGGGCTATGCGTTTCAGATTGAAATGAAATTTGCTGCATGGAAACTGGGTTTTACCATAGTAGAAGTTCCCATTATTTTCAGAGACCGTAAAGTTGGAGTGAGCAAGATGAATAAGGGCATTATTAAGGAAGGAGTACTGGGTGTTATAAGTATACAATGGCAGAGCATGTTTAAAAACTATAGAAAAAGGGTAAAAGCCAGTTAA
- a CDS encoding CvfB family protein, translated as MESIQVGHYNTLKVSRKVDFGFYLDDGADGILLPKRFAPKDLKIGDELRVFVYHDSDNRLIATTQEPNAVVGEIAKLKVVSVTKQGAFLDWGLMKDLFVPVSKQISGMRMGGSYLVMPYIDEMTGRVAATEKIENLMSNDELTVKEMDPVDLFVYRTSELGYVMIINNKHIGILHGNEVFQKLEIGDKVKGFIKTIRPDNKIDVVLGKPGFSKVEDEGQKILQLLRENNGYLPYNDKSDPTDIYDFFGMSKKAFKMTTGNLYKQKLISFTQTGIQLIES; from the coding sequence ATGGAATCTATTCAAGTTGGTCATTACAATACATTAAAAGTAAGCCGTAAGGTTGATTTTGGATTTTACCTGGACGATGGTGCAGATGGCATATTGCTGCCAAAACGATTTGCACCTAAAGACTTGAAAATTGGTGACGAATTGCGCGTGTTTGTTTATCATGACTCTGATAACCGTTTAATTGCTACTACACAAGAACCCAATGCGGTAGTGGGTGAAATTGCCAAACTGAAAGTCGTTTCTGTTACTAAACAGGGCGCTTTTCTGGATTGGGGGTTAATGAAAGATTTATTTGTTCCTGTTTCTAAACAGATTTCTGGAATGCGCATGGGGGGCTCTTACCTGGTGATGCCCTACATTGACGAAATGACCGGTAGAGTAGCCGCTACAGAAAAGATTGAGAACCTGATGAGCAATGATGAGCTCACAGTAAAAGAAATGGATCCGGTTGATTTATTTGTTTATCGTACTTCTGAGTTAGGGTATGTTATGATCATCAATAACAAGCATATTGGTATCCTGCATGGCAATGAAGTTTTTCAGAAGCTGGAAATAGGTGATAAAGTAAAAGGCTTTATTAAAACCATCAGACCCGACAATAAAATAGATGTTGTTTTAGGGAAGCCTGGATTTTCCAAAGTAGAAGATGAAGGACAGAAAATTCTTCAGCTGCTTCGCGAAAACAATGGATATCTTCCATACAACGACAAGTCTGATCCCACCGATATCTATGACTTCTTCGGTATGAGTAAGAAAGCATTTAAAATGACCACCGGTAATTTATACAAACAGAAACTGATTTCTTTTACGCAGACAGGCATTCAGTTAATTGAATCCTAA
- a CDS encoding acetyl-CoA C-acyltransferase codes for MSTKTVYIVSAVRTPIGSFGGSLKDFTATQLGGFAIKGALSKAGIDASEVNEVLMGCVIQANTGQAPARQAAKFAGLPDSVIATTVNKVCASGMKAIAQGVQSILLGDSDIVVAGGMESMSNVPFYSPTMRWGNKYGNVQMIDGLAKDGLTDVYHNYAMGNAAELCAKECNISREDQDAFAIESYKRSQGAWEKGWFNDEIIPVEIPNKKGDPIVFAKDEEPYNVKFDKIAGLKPAFVKDGTVTAANASTMNDGAAAVVLMSKEKADALGIKPLAIVRAYADAEQAPEWFTTTPSLAVPKAVAKAGLQMSDIDFVELNEAFSVVGIANTQKMNLSPDKVNVHGGAVSIGHPLGCSGARIIVTLINVLKQHGGKIGAAGICNGGGGASAMVVELAQ; via the coding sequence ATGTCTACAAAAACAGTGTATATTGTTTCAGCAGTAAGAACACCTATTGGAAGCTTCGGTGGAAGTTTGAAAGATTTTACTGCTACGCAATTAGGTGGATTTGCCATTAAAGGGGCTTTGTCTAAAGCAGGCATTGATGCCAGTGAAGTAAATGAAGTTTTGATGGGCTGTGTAATACAAGCTAATACAGGTCAGGCTCCTGCCAGACAGGCTGCAAAATTTGCTGGCCTTCCGGATTCGGTAATTGCAACAACAGTAAATAAGGTTTGTGCAAGTGGTATGAAAGCCATTGCGCAAGGCGTTCAATCTATTTTATTGGGTGATTCAGATATTGTAGTAGCAGGTGGAATGGAGAGCATGAGCAATGTCCCTTTTTACAGTCCTACTATGCGCTGGGGTAACAAATACGGTAATGTGCAAATGATTGATGGACTTGCCAAAGATGGATTAACCGATGTGTATCATAATTATGCAATGGGTAATGCTGCTGAATTGTGTGCCAAGGAGTGCAATATCAGCAGAGAAGACCAGGATGCATTTGCTATTGAAAGCTATAAAAGAAGTCAGGGTGCATGGGAGAAGGGCTGGTTTAATGACGAAATTATACCAGTAGAAATTCCTAATAAAAAAGGAGATCCAATTGTTTTTGCTAAAGATGAAGAACCCTACAATGTTAAGTTTGATAAAATTGCAGGATTAAAGCCAGCTTTTGTAAAAGACGGAACAGTAACGGCTGCCAACGCAAGTACCATGAATGACGGCGCAGCAGCTGTGGTATTAATGAGCAAAGAAAAAGCAGATGCTTTAGGCATTAAGCCTCTGGCAATTGTTCGCGCTTATGCTGATGCTGAACAGGCACCAGAATGGTTTACAACTACTCCTTCATTGGCAGTGCCCAAAGCTGTTGCCAAAGCAGGATTGCAAATGAGCGATATTGATTTTGTTGAATTGAATGAAGCCTTTTCTGTAGTAGGTATTGCGAATACACAGAAAATGAACTTGTCTCCGGATAAAGTAAACGTTCATGGTGGCGCCGTTTCCATTGGACATCCTTTGGGTTGTAGTGGCGCCCGTATTATTGTTACTTTAATAAATGTATTGAAGCAACATGGCGGTAAAATTGGTGCAGCCGGTATTTGTAACGGTGGTGGTGGCGCCAGCGCGATGGTAGTGGAGTTGGCTCAGTAA
- a CDS encoding UDP-N-acetylmuramate--L-alanine ligase, with protein sequence MKVHFISIGGSVMHQLAIALKKKGYQVTGSDDEIFEPALSNLREAGILPIEIGWNSEYISPDLDAVILGMHARADNPELLRAKNLGLPIYSFPEYIYQESVQKKRIIVGGSHGKTTTTSMIMHVLKEQQMAFDYLVGAKLAGFEQSVQITNAPVIVCEGDEYPASVLEKRPKFHFLFPHVAILTGIAWDHINVFPTFDFYLEQFVIFIQKIEPGGILIYNETDAVLAGLVEKHIRSDIQYQPYGIPKHEINNGTTTLEINGVKGILGVFGNHNLLNAMAAYYACLQLGISTETFLKAIASFTGAAKRLELLAKNNVTNIYRDFAHAPSKVKATVEAVRLQFPERKLIAILELHTYSSLNVNFMNEYKGALDEVDEAVVFYAKHALEIKKMPDLPADKVKEGFGNDELIVLNDKTDLLNWLRKINRANANILFMSSGNYDGLNINSLAEEILPTSS encoded by the coding sequence ATGAAGGTTCATTTTATTTCGATTGGGGGAAGCGTAATGCATCAACTGGCCATAGCACTTAAAAAGAAAGGCTATCAGGTAACCGGTTCAGATGATGAAATTTTTGAACCTGCGCTTAGTAATTTGAGAGAAGCGGGCATTTTACCTATCGAAATTGGGTGGAATTCCGAATATATTTCACCTGATTTGGATGCAGTTATTCTTGGAATGCATGCCAGGGCAGATAATCCTGAGTTATTGAGAGCCAAGAATTTAGGACTGCCTATTTATTCATTCCCTGAATATATTTATCAGGAGTCTGTTCAAAAAAAACGGATTATTGTGGGTGGCAGTCATGGAAAAACAACCACAACCAGTATGATTATGCATGTGCTGAAAGAACAGCAGATGGCTTTTGATTATCTGGTGGGAGCTAAACTGGCCGGTTTTGAACAGTCGGTTCAAATAACCAATGCCCCAGTAATTGTATGCGAGGGAGATGAATACCCTGCCAGTGTTTTGGAGAAAAGACCCAAATTCCACTTTTTGTTTCCACATGTAGCCATCCTTACTGGAATTGCCTGGGATCATATCAATGTATTTCCCACATTTGATTTTTATCTGGAACAGTTTGTAATATTTATTCAGAAGATAGAGCCGGGAGGAATATTAATTTACAATGAAACAGATGCTGTGTTGGCCGGGCTAGTGGAGAAGCACATAAGGTCAGATATTCAATATCAACCTTATGGAATTCCTAAACATGAGATCAATAACGGAACTACAACACTTGAAATCAATGGAGTAAAAGGTATCTTAGGTGTTTTTGGAAACCATAATTTGCTAAATGCAATGGCTGCGTATTATGCCTGTTTGCAATTAGGTATTTCTACGGAAACATTTTTGAAAGCAATTGCTAGTTTTACCGGTGCAGCCAAAAGATTAGAGTTGCTGGCCAAAAACAATGTCACTAATATTTACAGGGATTTTGCACACGCACCCAGTAAAGTAAAAGCAACAGTAGAAGCCGTAAGACTGCAATTTCCGGAGAGAAAGTTGATTGCGATTTTAGAGTTACATACCTATAGCAGCCTGAATGTAAATTTCATGAATGAATATAAGGGCGCATTAGATGAAGTAGATGAAGCAGTTGTGTTTTATGCAAAGCATGCATTGGAAATCAAAAAGATGCCCGATTTGCCGGCAGATAAAGTGAAAGAGGGATTTGGGAATGACGAATTGATTGTGTTAAATGATAAAACAGATTTGCTGAATTGGTTGCGGAAAATTAACAGAGCGAATGCAAATATTCTGTTCATGAGTAGTGGAAATTATGATGGATTAAACATAAATTCGTTGGCGGAAGAAATCTTACCAACATCATCCTGA
- a CDS encoding DMT family transporter gives MKQALIKLHISVFLAGFTGILGVLIQLNEMTLVWYRIMITVVSLSVLFFLTNKSTRIPKKQAVHYFLIGTLIALHWVAFYGSIKLSNVSIGLVCFSATGLFTALLEPILVTKKLQWVELGLGLLSLLGIYLIFHFDERYQTGIVVGIISAFLAALFSVLNKKQVADAEPTVMMLYELTGGLVILTLLMPVYAYFFPETSIIPTVSDLGWLLVLSWLCTIVAMQLMLDSLKKVSAFTQNLSLNLEPVYAIIMAFIFFDENKYLSASFYYGVGLIILSVVLQMVRMLAKHSFKMKQ, from the coding sequence GTGAAACAAGCATTAATCAAATTACATATTTCGGTATTTCTTGCAGGGTTTACTGGGATACTGGGGGTACTCATTCAATTGAATGAAATGACGCTCGTATGGTATAGGATTATGATAACTGTTGTGAGTTTGTCTGTATTATTTTTCCTTACTAATAAATCAACACGGATTCCCAAAAAACAAGCGGTACATTATTTTCTCATCGGCACTTTGATTGCTTTACATTGGGTAGCTTTCTATGGAAGTATTAAACTTTCCAACGTATCCATCGGACTGGTATGTTTTTCAGCAACAGGCTTATTTACAGCTTTACTAGAGCCAATACTAGTTACCAAAAAACTACAGTGGGTCGAGTTGGGGCTGGGCCTACTGAGCTTATTGGGTATTTATTTGATTTTTCATTTTGATGAAAGATATCAGACAGGAATTGTCGTTGGAATTATTTCTGCATTTCTTGCAGCCCTGTTTTCAGTTTTAAATAAAAAACAGGTAGCAGATGCTGAACCAACCGTAATGATGTTATATGAGTTGACCGGAGGCCTGGTGATACTTACCCTATTGATGCCTGTTTACGCATATTTCTTCCCTGAAACATCTATTATTCCTACAGTCTCAGATTTGGGTTGGTTGCTGGTGCTCAGCTGGCTTTGTACTATTGTAGCGATGCAGCTGATGCTTGATTCTTTAAAAAAAGTATCCGCATTTACTCAGAATCTAAGTCTGAATCTGGAACCTGTTTATGCCATTATCATGGCATTTATTTTTTTTGATGAAAATAAATATCTATCTGCCAGCTTTTATTATGGCGTAGGCTTGATTATTCTTTCTGTTGTCTTACAAATGGTAAGGATGCTGGCAAAGCATTCCTTTAAAATGAAACAATAA
- a CDS encoding TonB-dependent receptor, with product MKKWAGFWILVFCTGSILAQNSGIYSGIILDKQLQRPISGATIQLVQLNQKLIADSAGKFIFKQLKPGYYTFQFSALGFTTQFRYNVPIVTGNENTMVIELEPAISELRNIQVTSTSRNRSAKAATLETPLSVQRLTSEEIKANPGGNFDISRVIQALPGVGGSSSTAGFRNDIIIRGGAPNENVFYLDGIEIPVINHFATQGSAGGPTGILNVSFIEDVKLSSSAFDARFDNALSSVFEFNQKRGNNNRVQGNIRLSGTELATTFDGPMGKSGKTTFLASARRSYLQLLFKAIDLPIRPNYWDFQYKISHQLSKKTTLTLLGVGAIDEFNFAAPKVATPDKLYVLNSNPSIQQWNYTIGASLKHQLKNGYWNLAISRNSLDNQLEKYENNLGPVKGARTLQLGSRETENKLRFDVNQNINGLKWSYGFVAQWVNYSNNTNQLISNAITDNNNTIIQPAVTYNYNSAIQFARLGAFTQVGKRFWNNKLGISGGIRFDQNTFTNTGMNPLKTLSPRIAASYQITDKVTFNASIGTYFKMLPYTVLGFRNNNNELVNKQTDYTQSTHYVAGFEYLPSASTRFTFEGFYKRYNNVPVSVRNGISLSNQGADFSVLGNEAVTTNGKGRAYGFEFFAQQKLTKQFYGVFSYTWFISQYTNTGNNYVASSWDNRHLLSAVLGYKLKRNWEIGLKFRYQGGVPFTPYDLVASRQNFLSLGTGVLDFSRVNSQRLNAFNSSDIRIDKKWFYKKYTLNVFVDITNWYLAKSPAPAVYTFQRNANNTAFLTTDGQPIQANGRNAVPFLLSNNDANITPTFGFIVSF from the coding sequence ATGAAAAAATGGGCAGGGTTCTGGATTCTTGTTTTTTGCACAGGCAGTATATTAGCGCAAAACAGTGGCATTTACTCGGGGATTATTCTGGACAAACAATTGCAGAGACCCATTTCAGGGGCAACCATTCAGCTTGTTCAATTAAACCAAAAACTGATTGCCGACTCGGCAGGTAAGTTTATCTTCAAGCAATTAAAACCCGGCTATTACACATTTCAGTTTTCAGCCTTAGGTTTCACTACGCAATTCAGGTACAATGTTCCTATTGTAACAGGTAATGAAAATACCATGGTGATAGAATTAGAACCTGCTATCAGCGAATTACGGAATATACAGGTTACCAGTACCAGCCGGAATCGTTCAGCCAAAGCGGCAACCCTTGAAACGCCGCTAAGTGTTCAAAGACTTACTTCTGAAGAAATCAAAGCCAATCCGGGAGGCAATTTTGACATATCCAGGGTTATTCAGGCTTTACCGGGTGTAGGCGGATCTTCCAGCACAGCCGGATTCAGGAATGATATTATAATCAGAGGAGGTGCCCCCAACGAAAACGTTTTTTATTTGGATGGTATAGAAATACCGGTAATCAATCATTTTGCCACACAGGGGAGCGCAGGAGGGCCTACAGGTATTCTTAACGTAAGTTTTATTGAAGATGTGAAACTTTCTTCCTCTGCATTTGATGCGCGATTCGACAATGCCCTTTCCTCTGTTTTTGAGTTTAATCAAAAAAGAGGAAACAACAACCGTGTACAAGGAAATATCCGTTTAAGCGGCACGGAACTTGCGACCACTTTTGATGGCCCTATGGGAAAATCTGGCAAAACAACTTTTCTGGCTTCGGCAAGAAGAAGTTATTTGCAGTTGTTGTTTAAAGCCATCGATTTGCCTATCCGACCCAACTACTGGGATTTTCAATATAAAATATCTCACCAGCTAAGTAAAAAGACGACACTAACGCTTTTAGGTGTTGGGGCAATTGATGAATTTAATTTTGCTGCACCAAAAGTAGCAACCCCAGACAAACTATATGTACTGAATAGCAATCCTTCTATTCAGCAATGGAATTATACGATTGGTGCATCTCTAAAACATCAGCTAAAAAACGGATACTGGAATCTGGCGATAAGTAGAAATAGCCTAGACAACCAACTTGAGAAATATGAAAATAATTTGGGGCCTGTTAAAGGTGCAAGAACCCTACAACTGGGTTCAAGAGAAACTGAGAACAAGCTTAGATTCGACGTTAATCAGAATATCAACGGATTAAAATGGAGTTACGGTTTTGTAGCACAATGGGTAAACTATAGCAATAACACGAACCAACTCATTAGCAATGCTATCACAGATAACAATAATACTATTATACAGCCTGCTGTTACATACAATTACAATAGTGCCATACAATTTGCCCGCCTGGGTGCATTTACTCAAGTTGGAAAAAGATTTTGGAATAACAAGCTGGGCATCAGCGGGGGGATCAGATTTGATCAGAATACATTCACAAATACAGGAATGAATCCGCTGAAAACATTGAGCCCCAGAATAGCAGCAAGTTACCAGATAACAGATAAAGTCACTTTCAATGCTTCTATTGGCACTTATTTTAAAATGCTACCCTATACCGTTTTAGGTTTTAGAAACAATAACAATGAACTGGTAAACAAACAAACCGATTACACGCAGAGCACGCATTATGTAGCAGGTTTTGAATATCTGCCTTCTGCTTCTACCCGTTTTACTTTTGAAGGTTTTTACAAACGTTACAACAACGTTCCGGTTAGTGTGCGAAACGGCATCAGTTTATCGAATCAGGGTGCGGATTTTTCTGTACTTGGAAATGAAGCAGTAACTACAAATGGAAAAGGGAGAGCATATGGTTTTGAATTCTTTGCACAGCAAAAATTAACCAAGCAATTCTATGGTGTTTTCAGTTATACCTGGTTTATAAGCCAATATACCAATACAGGCAATAACTATGTGGCAAGCTCCTGGGACAACAGACATTTACTAAGTGCTGTGCTAGGATACAAGTTGAAGAGGAATTGGGAAATAGGATTGAAATTCCGTTATCAGGGTGGTGTTCCCTTCACACCGTATGATTTAGTTGCCAGCAGACAAAACTTTCTTTCACTGGGCACTGGCGTACTCGATTTCAGCAGAGTGAATTCGCAAAGGCTAAATGCATTTAACAGCAGTGATATTCGCATAGACAAAAAATGGTTCTACAAAAAATATACCCTGAATGTATTTGTAGACATTACCAATTGGTACCTGGCTAAAAGTCCTGCGCCTGCTGTGTATACATTCCAGCGAAATGCAAACAACACTGCATTCCTTACTACAGACGGACAACCTATACAAGCCAACGGAAGGAATGCAGTTCCATTTCTGTTAAGCAACAATGACGCCAATATTACACCTACCTTCGGATTTATTGTTTCATTTTAA
- a CDS encoding 3'-5' exonuclease, producing the protein MKLNLTRPIAFIDLETTGVNVSTDRIVEIAIVKILTDGTKQVKRKLINPQIPIPAGASDVHGITDEMVKDAPSFKQVANEVKQFIENCDLGGYNSNRFDIPMLIEEFLRAGVPFSADGRKLVDVQKVFHMMEQRTLGAAYKFYCNKVLEDAHSAEADATATWEVLEAQIERYPQIGNTVESIVKFTGEDDIVDFARRFVKENGVEVFNFGKHKGKPVVQVLKEEPQYYDWMMKGDFAMNTKQKLTEILNRTLLKK; encoded by the coding sequence ATGAAATTAAATTTAACCAGACCTATCGCTTTTATTGATCTTGAAACAACCGGTGTAAATGTTAGCACTGACCGAATTGTTGAAATTGCCATTGTGAAAATTTTGACAGATGGAACCAAACAAGTAAAGCGTAAACTGATTAATCCACAGATACCAATCCCCGCAGGAGCCTCAGATGTTCATGGTATAACAGATGAAATGGTAAAAGATGCGCCTAGCTTTAAACAAGTAGCCAATGAAGTAAAGCAGTTTATTGAAAATTGTGATTTAGGAGGGTATAACAGCAATCGCTTTGATATCCCGATGCTGATAGAAGAATTTTTAAGAGCCGGAGTTCCTTTTTCTGCAGATGGCAGAAAGCTGGTTGATGTTCAGAAAGTCTTTCATATGATGGAACAAAGAACATTGGGGGCAGCGTATAAATTTTATTGCAATAAAGTGCTGGAAGATGCCCATAGTGCGGAAGCAGATGCAACTGCAACCTGGGAGGTACTGGAGGCGCAGATTGAACGATATCCTCAGATTGGTAATACGGTAGAAAGTATAGTGAAGTTTACTGGGGAAGATGATATTGTAGACTTTGCAAGAAGATTTGTAAAAGAGAATGGAGTAGAAGTATTTAATTTCGGCAAACATAAGGGTAAGCCCGTTGTTCAGGTATTAAAAGAAGAGCCTCAGTATTATGACTGGATGATGAAAGGCGACTTTGCCATGAACACTAAACAGAAGTTAACAGAAATATTAAACAGAACCCTGCTTAAAAAATAA
- the ytxJ gene encoding bacillithiol system redox-active protein YtxJ has protein sequence MNWIHLTDIVAIDQIIRDSFEKPQVIFKHSTRCSISSMALNRLEREEAPANANFYYLDLLKYRNISNELADKFNVYHESPQILIIRNGECVYDESHQGINMSEIEEQVTA, from the coding sequence ATGAATTGGATTCATTTAACAGATATAGTCGCAATTGATCAGATTATCAGAGATTCATTTGAAAAGCCGCAGGTCATTTTTAAACATAGCACGCGCTGTTCTATCAGTTCTATGGCACTAAACCGGCTGGAAAGAGAAGAAGCTCCGGCAAATGCCAATTTCTATTACCTAGATTTATTGAAGTACCGAAACATCTCTAACGAGTTAGCAGACAAATTCAATGTTTATCATGAGTCTCCTCAGATTCTGATTATCAGGAACGGGGAATGTGTGTACGACGAAAGCCATCAGGGCATTAATATGAGTGAAATTGAGGAGCAGGTAACAGCATAG